A single region of the Drosophila miranda strain MSH22 chromosome 2, D.miranda_PacBio2.1, whole genome shotgun sequence genome encodes:
- the LOC108156575 gene encoding uncharacterized protein LOC108156575 isoform X2, with translation MNPKLYFLALTLIAELFLMLTLGDARSVSGASTTRNDTSIQKQNETQNSTFSLSVSNGTSVSRLSASVTPPQLSPSAVKHIRRQKREYSVDIPFDFITNHMHCDLDQAGTDKILTFFPFNCVWIGNNRHQHEGWWRIYMHALMEAFFFGQYYERLRRFELDPHSFDYTGVGF, from the exons ATGAATCCAAAATTGTACTTTCTTGCCTTGACGCTCATAGCGGAGCTTTTTCTTATG TTGACTTTAGGGGATGCCAGGAGTGTCTCTGGTGCTTCAACCACCAGGAATGACACTTCAATCCAGAAACAGAACGAGACCCAGAACTCCACTTTCAGCCTTTCAGTATCGAATGGAACATCTGTATCTAGGCTTTCGGCATCTGTTACCCCTCCTCAATTATCGCCATCTGCTGTGAAGCATATCCGTCGTCAAAAGCGAGAATATTCAGTAGATATACCATTTGATTTTATCACAAACCATATGCACTGCGACTTGGATCAAGCGGGAACTGATAAGATTCTGACATTTTTCCCCTTTAATTGCGTTTGGATTGGAAACAATCGCCACCAACACGAGGGCTGGTGGCGCATATACATGCACGCATTGATGGAGGCATTCTTCTTTGGACAGTACTACGAACGCTTGAGACGCTTCGAGCTCGACCCGCACTCCTTCGACTACACGGGTGTGGGTTTCTAG
- the LOC108156575 gene encoding uncharacterized protein LOC108156575 isoform X1 codes for MNPKLYFLALTLIAELFLMQLTLGDARSVSGASTTRNDTSIQKQNETQNSTFSLSVSNGTSVSRLSASVTPPQLSPSAVKHIRRQKREYSVDIPFDFITNHMHCDLDQAGTDKILTFFPFNCVWIGNNRHQHEGWWRIYMHALMEAFFFGQYYERLRRFELDPHSFDYTGVGF; via the exons ATGAATCCAAAATTGTACTTTCTTGCCTTGACGCTCATAGCGGAGCTTTTTCTTATG CAGTTGACTTTAGGGGATGCCAGGAGTGTCTCTGGTGCTTCAACCACCAGGAATGACACTTCAATCCAGAAACAGAACGAGACCCAGAACTCCACTTTCAGCCTTTCAGTATCGAATGGAACATCTGTATCTAGGCTTTCGGCATCTGTTACCCCTCCTCAATTATCGCCATCTGCTGTGAAGCATATCCGTCGTCAAAAGCGAGAATATTCAGTAGATATACCATTTGATTTTATCACAAACCATATGCACTGCGACTTGGATCAAGCGGGAACTGATAAGATTCTGACATTTTTCCCCTTTAATTGCGTTTGGATTGGAAACAATCGCCACCAACACGAGGGCTGGTGGCGCATATACATGCACGCATTGATGGAGGCATTCTTCTTTGGACAGTACTACGAACGCTTGAGACGCTTCGAGCTCGACCCGCACTCCTTCGACTACACGGGTGTGGGTTTCTAG
- the LOC108156576 gene encoding uncharacterized protein LOC108156576 translates to MLLIRAFVLMHLVNLARCSPKQNVTLAQIVSGSATKQQANATAAVEVPTTAMATAASAVHFRRVPRKVDIPVIGLDFETSHKPCDMEMRGIRRYISAFPNQCIWSFNNRYTTEGYYRVYKMFQLEAFFFGQYHERLKRYETEPHNYKEA, encoded by the exons ATGCTGCTGATTCGAGCTTTCGTTCTG ATGCATTTGGTCAATTTGGCACGATGCTCACCCAAACAGAACGTAACACTGGCACAGATTGTATCTGGATCTGCCACCAAGCAACAGGCCAATGCGACAGCAGCTGTGGAAGTCCCGACAACAGCGATGGCGACGGCAGCATCCGCTGTGCACTTCAGGCGCGTCCCAAGAAAGGTTGATATCCCAGTGATTGGATTGGACTTTGAGACGTCGCATAAGCCTTGTGATATGGAAATGAGAGGAATTCGTCGCTACATTTCGGCATTCCCCAATCAATGCATCTGGAGTTTCAACAATCGGTATACCACCGAGGGCTACTATCGCGTCTACAAGATGTTCCAATTGGAGGCATTCTTCTTTGGTCAGTACCACGAGCGTCTAAAGCGCTACGAGACGGAGCCACATAACTATAAAGAGGCATGA